A part of Gemmatimonas groenlandica genomic DNA contains:
- a CDS encoding Nramp family divalent metal transporter, whose protein sequence is MAAANTEPTDTPDPVSGANAPPAHEPGWRRARLAPSLAEVHRSVDVNGATWFRKMLAFAGPGYLVAVGYMDPGNWATDLAGGSRFGYTLLSVILLSNLMAVLLQGLASKLGIVTGRDLAQACRDHYSPPVAFALWVLCEIAIAACDLAEVIGTAIALNLLFGITLPVGIAITAVDVLIVLYLQNKGFRMLEALVIALIAVVGGCFLFELFISKPDMGAVARGFIPTTQIFTNPEMLYIAIGILGATVMPHNLYLHSSIVQTRKYEETAAGKREAVRFAFLDSTIALSFALFINAAILIVAAATFHTSGNTEVAEIQDAYKLLTPLLGVAGASAVFALALLASGQNSTLTGTLAGQIVMEGFLNLRIRPWLRRLITRAIAIVPAAIVAVLYGESGTAKLLILSQVILSLQLSFAVFPLVRFTSDREKMGEFVNSIALRLAAYVVAGIIASLNLWLLFQTIRGWIA, encoded by the coding sequence ATGGCTGCTGCGAATACTGAACCGACCGACACTCCCGATCCCGTCTCTGGCGCCAACGCGCCTCCTGCACATGAGCCCGGCTGGCGTCGGGCGCGACTCGCGCCATCGCTGGCCGAGGTGCATCGCTCCGTCGACGTGAACGGCGCGACCTGGTTCCGGAAAATGCTGGCGTTCGCTGGCCCGGGCTATTTGGTCGCGGTTGGTTACATGGATCCGGGCAACTGGGCGACCGATCTGGCTGGTGGCTCTCGGTTCGGCTACACCCTGCTGTCGGTGATCCTGCTGTCGAACCTGATGGCGGTGCTGCTGCAAGGCCTCGCCTCGAAGCTGGGCATCGTCACTGGACGCGATCTCGCGCAGGCGTGTCGCGATCACTATTCGCCTCCCGTCGCGTTCGCGCTGTGGGTGCTGTGCGAGATCGCCATTGCCGCCTGCGATCTTGCCGAGGTGATCGGCACCGCCATCGCGCTCAATCTGCTGTTCGGCATCACCCTGCCGGTTGGCATTGCGATCACTGCCGTCGACGTGTTGATCGTGTTGTATCTGCAGAACAAGGGCTTCCGCATGCTCGAGGCGCTCGTGATCGCCCTGATAGCGGTCGTGGGCGGGTGCTTCCTGTTCGAACTGTTTATCTCGAAGCCGGACATGGGCGCTGTGGCGCGGGGATTCATCCCGACCACGCAGATCTTCACGAATCCGGAGATGCTGTACATCGCGATCGGCATCCTCGGTGCGACGGTGATGCCGCACAATCTGTATCTGCACTCCTCGATCGTGCAGACGCGAAAGTACGAGGAGACCGCGGCCGGGAAGCGCGAGGCGGTACGCTTCGCCTTCCTCGACTCCACCATTGCACTCAGCTTTGCCTTGTTCATCAATGCGGCGATCCTGATCGTGGCGGCGGCGACGTTCCACACCAGCGGGAATACCGAAGTCGCCGAAATTCAGGACGCCTACAAGCTGCTCACGCCGCTGTTGGGTGTGGCCGGCGCGAGCGCCGTGTTCGCCCTCGCCCTGCTGGCCTCAGGACAGAATTCCACGCTCACGGGCACGCTCGCCGGCCAGATCGTCATGGAAGGATTTCTCAACCTTCGCATTCGTCCTTGGCTTCGCCGATTGATCACACGGGCGATCGCCATCGTGCCAGCGGCGATCGTGGCGGTACTTTATGGGGAGAGCGGAACCGCCAAGTTGCTGATTCTGAGTCAGGTGATCCTCTCGCTTCAGCTGTCCTTTGCGGTGTTCCCGCTGGTGCGGTTCACCTCCGACCGCGAGAAGATGGGTGAGTTCGTGAACTCGATCGCCCTGCGCCTCGCGGCGTATGTGGTCGCCGGCATCATCGCCTCGCTCAATCTCTGGCTGCTCTTCCAAACCATTCGCGGGTGGATCGCCTGA
- a CDS encoding BamA/TamA family outer membrane protein gives MTAGNRSVLRCSSLRVARSVIRSISFGEALGVALGVVLSLAGAPTSTRAQSVSDSTVGRRRIQPLPALGSAPETGLQYGATVLAVFDAPAQDHARPASLIATALRSTKSQTRISVEGEHWSRQNARRLNALVAWQKFPLPFYGIGDATAEGDKEIFTPKGIEAIAGIQQRVRGSWYATGGIRLLDQSITADTIGVLRRGTLTGSDGGRLVELSVGALLDSRDNLFAPRRGTFAHVTYTHNDDDLGSPFQYDRVRLDARHYRTLTGTHVVAAQLLVLGVTGDAPFDQLALVGGGDIMRGYSRGRYRDQRMAAAQVEYRTPLVHRLGLVAFAGAGTVASKWDALTDARLLPTYGGGVRVQIDPQQRTAVRLDYGLGRDSSSGLYIGFNQAF, from the coding sequence ATGACCGCCGGCAATCGCTCTGTTCTTCGCTGTTCGTCCCTCCGTGTTGCGCGCTCCGTCATCCGTTCGATCTCCTTCGGCGAGGCGCTTGGCGTGGCGCTTGGCGTGGTCCTGAGCCTGGCAGGAGCGCCGACCAGTACGCGGGCGCAGTCTGTCTCCGACTCGACCGTGGGTCGACGGCGCATTCAGCCGCTTCCGGCGCTCGGATCGGCGCCCGAAACCGGACTCCAATACGGCGCCACGGTGCTCGCCGTCTTCGACGCGCCGGCGCAGGACCACGCCCGCCCCGCCTCGCTGATTGCCACGGCGCTTCGCAGCACGAAGTCACAGACGCGTATTTCGGTCGAGGGCGAGCATTGGTCCCGTCAGAATGCCCGTCGCCTGAACGCCCTGGTGGCGTGGCAGAAGTTCCCGCTGCCGTTCTATGGAATTGGCGATGCCACGGCGGAGGGCGACAAGGAGATCTTTACGCCGAAGGGGATCGAGGCGATCGCCGGCATTCAGCAGCGCGTTCGCGGGAGCTGGTATGCGACTGGTGGTATTCGCCTGCTGGATCAATCGATCACCGCGGACACGATCGGGGTGCTCCGTCGAGGCACGCTGACCGGAAGCGACGGTGGACGACTGGTCGAGTTGTCGGTCGGCGCCTTGCTCGATTCACGCGACAATCTGTTCGCACCCCGACGGGGGACCTTTGCCCACGTCACCTACACGCACAACGATGACGACCTCGGTTCGCCCTTTCAGTACGACCGCGTGCGCCTCGATGCACGCCACTATCGTACGCTCACTGGTACACACGTCGTGGCCGCGCAGCTGCTGGTGCTGGGCGTGACCGGCGACGCGCCGTTCGATCAGCTAGCCCTCGTGGGCGGCGGCGACATCATGCGCGGCTACTCGCGTGGACGGTACCGCGACCAGCGAATGGCTGCCGCCCAGGTCGAGTACCGCACACCACTCGTGCATCGCCTTGGTCTCGTCGCCTTCGCGGGCGCGGGCACCGTCGCGAGCAAGTGGGACGCGCTGACCGATGCCCGCCTCCTTCCCACGTACGGTGGCGGTGTTCGCGTGCAGATCGACCCGCAGCAACGCACCGCCGTGCGCCTCGACTATGGTCTCGGCCGCGACAGCTCCAGTGGGTTGTACATCGGATTCAACCAGGCCTTCTGA
- a CDS encoding universal stress protein — MYRRILVPLEHSAYDQVILAHVRKLAQLCSSSLVLIHVADGWAARNQLSLKLRESEEMRLDREYIESCCASLRGDGFETESILAGGDPAGEIVAAAEREACDLIAMATHGHKGIQDVIYGTTANSVRHRTMVPVLMVRGPVGGPVRVASR; from the coding sequence ATGTACCGTCGCATTCTCGTGCCACTCGAGCACTCCGCGTACGACCAGGTCATTCTCGCCCACGTGCGGAAGCTGGCCCAGCTCTGCTCGTCATCGCTCGTACTGATTCATGTCGCCGACGGCTGGGCGGCACGAAACCAGCTGTCGCTCAAGCTGCGCGAATCGGAAGAGATGCGGCTCGACCGCGAATACATCGAATCCTGCTGCGCTTCGCTGCGTGGTGATGGCTTCGAAACCGAGTCCATCCTCGCCGGTGGCGATCCGGCGGGCGAGATCGTGGCGGCCGCGGAGCGCGAGGCGTGCGACCTGATTGCGATGGCGACGCACGGTCACAAGGGCATACAGGACGTGATCTACGGCACGACGGCCAATAGCGTGCGGCACCGGACGATGGTGCCGGTTCTGATGGTGAGAGGCCCTGTTGGGGGTCCCGTTCGTGTCGCCTCCCGCTGA
- a CDS encoding metal-dependent transcriptional regulator → MSARDDVSPASGSPPALTEPVEDYLKAIYELESRFGAAATSDVANALDVAPASVTGMVRRLATQGYLDHVPYRGVQLTARGRQAALRTIRRHRILESYLTGVLGYPWDRVHDEAERLEHAASDDLIERMAAALGHPTADPHGAPIPTVDGIVAEQPHRTLAELPVGETARMLRVSDKNPSLLRYLAEIALQPGAEVTMVSRAPFDGPLTLRIGKNEPVVGPNLAAQVLVEAMPSTGPRSSDAAGSTGSLPSTTPAAAAAPKPKGRKSTAR, encoded by the coding sequence ATGAGCGCGCGTGACGATGTTTCTCCAGCGAGCGGTTCGCCTCCGGCGCTGACCGAGCCGGTCGAGGACTATCTCAAGGCCATCTACGAACTCGAGAGCCGGTTCGGCGCGGCCGCCACGAGTGACGTGGCGAACGCGCTCGACGTGGCTCCAGCGTCGGTGACCGGAATGGTGCGTCGGCTGGCCACGCAGGGCTACCTCGATCACGTGCCGTATCGTGGCGTGCAGCTGACCGCGCGCGGTCGTCAGGCGGCGCTGCGCACGATCCGCCGTCATCGCATTCTCGAGTCGTATCTCACCGGCGTGCTGGGCTATCCGTGGGATCGCGTGCACGACGAAGCCGAGCGTCTCGAGCACGCGGCCTCCGACGATCTGATCGAGCGCATGGCGGCCGCGCTCGGCCATCCCACGGCTGATCCGCACGGGGCGCCGATCCCCACCGTCGATGGTATCGTCGCGGAGCAGCCGCATCGCACGCTCGCCGAGCTGCCGGTCGGTGAGACAGCGCGCATGCTGCGCGTGAGCGACAAGAATCCGTCGCTGTTGCGCTATCTCGCGGAAATCGCATTGCAGCCGGGCGCCGAGGTCACGATGGTCTCTCGTGCCCCCTTTGATGGGCCGCTCACGTTGCGGATTGGGAAAAACGAGCCGGTGGTGGGACCCAATCTGGCCGCTCAGGTATTGGTGGAAGCGATGCCCTCGACTGGTCCACGCTCCTCTGATGCTGCAGGCTCCACTGGCTCGCTTCCGTCCACCACACCCGCAGCCGCCGCTGCTCCCAAGCCGAAAGGGCGAAAGTCGACGGCTCGTTGA
- a CDS encoding ABC transporter permease yields MKAFLSLVVAIALGLASAAPLAAQRSAQRSAPRGIAIDARMAEDLGLAVGAQVRISAKPGEPGDSATIAAIYERKADPAEVARREYRVRLHLDQLQQLMELDDRVDRFAVGTRDGKSVDSALARINHVAFGFRAHKSRDVAVQSSRTFRVVERFHTAIGIITVVASAVFLLCLLLLSVEERRRDIAALRLMGISRATVVRAIVIEAAIVSLIGSVLGAGVGWIASLLVNAHFQQLYRTPLVFALLTPQIFAFATGLSLILGIGSGAAAGWRLVKSSPLSLMGR; encoded by the coding sequence GTGAAGGCGTTCCTCTCGCTAGTCGTGGCGATCGCGTTGGGCTTGGCCAGCGCCGCGCCCCTCGCTGCGCAACGTTCCGCGCAACGCTCCGCGCCACGCGGTATCGCCATCGACGCACGCATGGCCGAGGATCTCGGCCTCGCCGTCGGCGCACAGGTCAGAATTTCGGCCAAGCCCGGTGAACCGGGAGATAGCGCGACGATCGCGGCGATCTACGAACGAAAGGCCGATCCGGCCGAAGTCGCACGGCGCGAATACCGCGTGCGGCTGCACCTCGATCAGCTGCAGCAGCTCATGGAGCTCGACGATCGGGTCGATCGCTTTGCCGTCGGTACGCGCGATGGAAAGTCCGTCGACTCCGCCTTGGCGCGCATCAACCACGTGGCGTTCGGATTCCGCGCGCACAAGTCGCGTGACGTGGCCGTGCAGAGCTCGCGCACCTTTCGCGTGGTCGAACGCTTTCATACCGCCATTGGCATCATCACCGTCGTGGCCAGCGCCGTGTTCCTCCTCTGTCTGCTGCTGCTGAGCGTCGAGGAGCGCCGACGGGATATCGCGGCCCTGCGCCTGATGGGAATTTCCCGCGCCACTGTGGTACGTGCCATCGTAATCGAAGCCGCCATCGTGTCACTGATCGGCAGCGTGCTCGGCGCCGGCGTCGGCTGGATCGCCTCGCTGCTCGTGAACGCGCATTTTCAGCAGCTCTATCGCACGCCGCTGGTGTTCGCGCTGCTCACGCCGCAGATCTTTGCCTTCGCCACCGGCCTCTCGCTCATTCTGGGCATCGGTTCGGGTGCGGCGGCCGGCTGGCGACTGGTGAAGTCGTCGCCGCTGTCGCTCATGGGGCGCTGA
- a CDS encoding ATP-binding protein, with translation MHAASPSKLPFTGRSAELDVFGTARAEVARGRAQLVLLSGDGGVGKTRLVEETAASAAAGGWQVVTGRAYPLETAIPYAVFGDALEPLFATLDAAALTRLTRGDRRLLSALTPRLVSEADLAQLRLTDGVTLAEQRLRLHTSILQLLGRLSDRQPLMLCLENLQWADSSSIELLHFVSRQLGKERVLVVASWNESDRPLNEELRLALRSLRTVRVVTDLRLAPLSRDDVASLLSTAFHVEREAVAPFATLLQDTTRGNPFFVDQTLRELVSRGELREQGGVWVGWHVDQLLLPPSVREVLLARLDRLSANARLVGDVIAVIGTTAAHDVVRTTSGLSEEALRIALLELRGEGIVTEQADGAAVTYDLAHPMMRQTLVAHVGLARERELHASIAAAIESVAGHRADREAEAIAAHWRKADSRVETARSVSWLLKAGRQALDRLARREAAVMLRAALDRIDEHLLDEYVAEVPLLLDELARLYRRLGEYHEAIAMCARASAMAETRGDLLGVAVAERRRGLAQQGLGRREEAIRHFDVALAHANASVGDIAPTEVLVARIRLAKGDCQQALALPEDAKREITLAVEIAERLGQVPLLARAHRMLLMVHLWSGPAHRAWAHARSAVALAEQSGERNLAWSAHWSAAVLAALTAHISALETHLREATRLAAELNSPLLELRTMEIVIEYRAGTGEWDRAIMDGERAIAMARALDQTTLLARLLYWVSGVYLQRGDFATAKRLIDDAWEVSGAADLDLERPFEVHGVLPACVARTSYLSSVGEHAQALALGQTAIAIADRTGYIAWAVYRLLPTLAEAALAVGDDVTLRAVRRRLEHDATHLAHPIGAAWVLVIDGAYALREERTADAILLLQRAVATLEAVPYPYDAARTRLRLARALQLSGALTDAKHEAQEALQMLERLGARPAAEEARTVLRSLGGKVASDQHSSRLATLTPREFDIVRLVAQRLSNKEIGARLGITARTAGTHLANIFDKLDVRDRTALGDLARDQGLHRAT, from the coding sequence ATGCATGCCGCCTCGCCATCAAAACTCCCGTTTACCGGACGAAGCGCCGAGCTCGACGTGTTCGGAACCGCACGCGCGGAAGTCGCTCGCGGCCGTGCGCAGCTAGTGCTCCTGAGCGGCGATGGTGGTGTCGGCAAAACGCGGCTCGTGGAAGAGACCGCGGCATCCGCCGCCGCGGGCGGATGGCAGGTAGTGACCGGCCGCGCGTATCCGCTGGAGACGGCCATCCCGTACGCCGTGTTCGGCGACGCCCTCGAGCCGTTATTCGCGACGCTCGACGCCGCCGCGCTCACGCGCCTCACACGCGGCGACCGACGCTTGCTCTCGGCCCTTACGCCCCGATTGGTGAGCGAGGCGGATCTCGCGCAACTCCGTCTCACCGACGGCGTCACGCTGGCGGAACAGCGCCTACGGCTGCACACCAGCATTCTGCAACTGCTTGGCCGCCTCTCTGATCGACAGCCTTTGATGCTGTGCCTGGAGAATCTGCAGTGGGCCGACAGTTCGTCGATCGAGCTCTTGCACTTCGTGAGCCGGCAGCTCGGCAAGGAACGCGTGCTGGTGGTGGCGAGCTGGAACGAGTCGGATCGTCCGCTCAACGAGGAGCTGCGCCTGGCGTTGCGCTCGCTCCGCACTGTTCGCGTCGTGACCGACCTTCGGCTGGCCCCCCTTTCACGCGACGACGTCGCGTCGTTGCTCTCGACCGCGTTTCACGTGGAGCGCGAGGCCGTGGCGCCGTTCGCCACACTCTTGCAGGACACGACGCGCGGCAATCCGTTCTTTGTCGATCAAACCCTCCGCGAGTTGGTATCCCGCGGAGAACTGCGCGAGCAGGGCGGCGTGTGGGTGGGCTGGCACGTCGACCAGCTTCTGCTACCGCCATCCGTGCGCGAGGTGCTGCTCGCCCGACTGGACCGCCTGAGCGCGAACGCCCGGCTGGTGGGCGATGTGATCGCGGTGATCGGCACGACCGCCGCGCACGATGTCGTCCGCACCACGAGCGGATTGTCGGAAGAGGCACTCCGAATTGCGCTGCTTGAGCTGCGCGGCGAAGGCATCGTGACCGAGCAGGCTGACGGTGCAGCCGTGACGTACGACTTGGCGCATCCGATGATGCGACAAACGCTGGTCGCGCACGTGGGGCTCGCGCGTGAACGGGAGCTGCACGCCAGCATCGCGGCCGCGATCGAGTCGGTCGCGGGACATCGCGCCGACCGTGAGGCTGAGGCAATCGCCGCGCACTGGCGCAAGGCGGACTCGCGGGTGGAGACGGCGCGCTCGGTGAGCTGGTTGCTCAAAGCCGGACGACAGGCGCTCGATCGACTCGCGCGTCGCGAAGCCGCGGTCATGCTGCGGGCCGCCCTCGATCGCATCGATGAGCATCTGCTCGATGAATACGTCGCCGAGGTCCCGTTGCTCCTCGACGAGCTGGCACGCTTGTATCGCCGGCTCGGCGAATACCACGAGGCGATCGCGATGTGCGCACGCGCGTCGGCGATGGCCGAGACCCGTGGCGACCTGCTCGGCGTGGCGGTCGCGGAGCGTCGACGTGGCCTCGCGCAGCAGGGACTTGGCCGTCGCGAAGAGGCCATCCGCCACTTCGACGTGGCGCTCGCACACGCCAACGCGAGCGTCGGCGACATCGCGCCGACCGAGGTCTTGGTGGCACGTATCCGCTTGGCGAAGGGCGACTGTCAGCAGGCGCTCGCCCTACCCGAGGACGCGAAACGGGAAATCACGCTGGCGGTCGAGATCGCCGAACGACTTGGACAGGTGCCATTGCTGGCCCGCGCGCACCGTATGCTGCTGATGGTGCATCTCTGGTCCGGGCCGGCGCATCGGGCGTGGGCGCACGCGCGGAGCGCCGTGGCGCTGGCCGAGCAGAGCGGCGAGCGCAATCTGGCGTGGTCGGCGCATTGGTCGGCGGCGGTGCTGGCCGCGCTGACCGCGCACATCAGTGCACTCGAGACGCATCTCAGAGAGGCGACGCGACTGGCCGCCGAGCTGAACTCGCCGCTGCTCGAACTGCGCACCATGGAGATCGTGATCGAATACCGCGCGGGCACCGGTGAGTGGGATCGCGCCATCATGGACGGCGAGCGTGCCATCGCGATGGCGCGCGCGCTCGATCAGACGACGCTGCTCGCGCGCCTGCTCTACTGGGTGAGCGGCGTGTATTTGCAGCGTGGTGACTTCGCGACGGCCAAGCGGCTCATCGATGACGCATGGGAGGTGTCCGGGGCGGCCGATCTCGACCTCGAGCGTCCATTCGAGGTGCATGGCGTACTGCCCGCATGCGTCGCGCGCACATCCTACCTCAGCTCGGTCGGCGAGCACGCGCAGGCACTCGCCCTCGGACAGACGGCTATCGCCATCGCGGATCGTACCGGCTATATCGCGTGGGCGGTGTATCGACTTCTGCCGACGTTGGCCGAGGCGGCGCTGGCGGTCGGAGACGACGTCACGTTGCGTGCGGTGCGCCGCCGGCTCGAGCACGACGCGACACATCTCGCGCACCCTATCGGCGCCGCGTGGGTGCTGGTCATCGACGGCGCGTATGCCCTGCGTGAAGAGCGAACGGCCGACGCGATTCTGTTGCTGCAGCGCGCGGTGGCCACACTGGAAGCGGTGCCGTATCCGTACGACGCCGCGCGCACGCGCCTGCGACTCGCCCGTGCGTTGCAGCTCTCGGGCGCCCTGACCGACGCCAAACACGAAGCTCAGGAAGCGCTGCAGATGCTCGAACGCCTTGGTGCCCGGCCGGCGGCAGAGGAAGCGCGGACGGTGCTGCGGTCACTCGGCGGAAAGGTGGCCAGCGACCAGCACAGCTCTCGACTGGCCACACTCACGCCACGTGAATTCGACATTGTACGGCTCGTCGCGCAGCGGCTCAGCAACAAGGAAATCGGCGCCCGGCTCGGCATCACCGCGCGAACGGCAGGCACGCATCTCGCCAACATCTTCGACAAGCTCGACGTGCGTGATCGTACGGCGCTGGGCGACCTCGCTCGGGACCAGGGACTGCACCGGGCCACGTAG